CGGGTGGAGGGCAGCGAACCTTCATCTGCGGTGTTCATAGCAAAGAGTTGACAGAAACTATCGGAAAGCTGAATATCGCCCATTTTGATAAGAGCAAGCTGGTCGGCTCCTATGTCTCTAAAGAGCAGCCGAGTATTATTGATGACCCCACTATTAAAAATGGTTTTTATGGCGCGCCTACAGTCTGCGTGGTATTTGCCCAGAAAAACTTTTTATACAGCATCCCCGATGCGTTCTGCTGTGCAGAGAACATGGTATTAGAGGCTACTGAACTGGGGATTTCCTCCTGCATCATTGCAAGAGCCGAAGAAACCTTTGAAAATGAATTGGGAAAAAAGCTATTAAAGGATTGGCAAATTCCTGAAAACTACATTGCGAGATGCTTTGTCGTGCTCGGTTATTGCGACGGGGCATATCCCGCTGCCAAACCGAGAAAAGACGGAAGAAGCCGAATCATTGAATAGAGAAAGGCTGGAGAACGGTAATGGACTTTATGGATATATCCAAAATGCGGGTTACGGTGCGTAAGTTTGCACAGATGCCTGTGGAGCAGGATAAAATTGAAAAGATATTGGAGGCCGGGCGGTGGGCTCCTACTGCGGTCAATTATCAGCCGCAGCGGATTTTGGTGCTGAATACACCTGAAAATCTGGCAAAGGTCAAATCATTCTGTACCTTTGAGTATGATAAGAAATATGCAGACTTGGCAGAGGAATGTGATGATAAAGAACACGGCAAAAACGTGTATTATTATGGTGCTCCGCTGGTGCTGTTCGTTTGCTATGATAAGACTGCCTGTTGGCAACACCCGCAGAGCAGCAAGAGCAGCGGGGCAACCGATGCGACGATTGTCGCTACCCACATGATGCTGGAAGCCGCCAGCATTGG
This portion of the Thermoanaerobacterium sp. RBIITD genome encodes:
- a CDS encoding nitroreductase family protein; the encoded protein is MELLDLIKKRRSIRKYQDRQIPKEDLEKIIEAGLYAPNAGGGQRTFICGVHSKELTETIGKLNIAHFDKSKLVGSYVSKEQPSIIDDPTIKNGFYGAPTVCVVFAQKNFLYSIPDAFCCAENMVLEATELGISSCIIARAEETFENELGKKLLKDWQIPENYIARCFVVLGYCDGAYPAAKPRKDGRSRIIE
- a CDS encoding nitroreductase family protein: MDFMDISKMRVTVRKFAQMPVEQDKIEKILEAGRWAPTAVNYQPQRILVLNTPENLAKVKSFCTFEYDKKYADLAEECDDKEHGKNVYYYGAPLVLFVCYDKTACWQHPQSSKSSGATDATIVATHMMLEAASIGLGTVWISYFDENKAKELLNLPESWQPVCMLYVGYPAEDFKPNPNMSGKRFPIEKTCFYNDINDRKRHEV